ATCGTACTGTGCGATCGCATCTGGCAATCGACCCAGCAAATAGTAAGCATTACCCAAATCAAATAAACCCTCTGGATCGTTGGGTTTTAACTTCAAACCATCTTGATAATTGACAACAGCAGCCTGGTAATTTTTCTGCTGAAAATTGGCTGAACCCAAAGCAAACAAAATATCACCATTTTTCGGGTTGATAGATTGCGCTTTTTTCAGGCTAGCGATCGCCCCGTCATACTCTTTGGTTTGCAGTTGCAATCCACCCAAGAGCAACCACACCTTATCATTCTTCGGAGCCAGTTGACTAGCCAGGCGCGCTCGTGGCAATGCTAAGTCAATCTGTTGAAACTGAGCTAGTTGAGCCGCCTCTTGTGCTAAACTCAATCCCTGCTTTTCTAACTTGGTCGCATCTAGTTGTAGTGTATGGGGTATTAATGCCTGCGCGTTAGCGGCTTTTGGCATACTCCATAAACTACAGATCATCAAAAGAGAAATCAAACGAACATATTTAGGCACACTACCGCCTTTAAGCCACTAATCAAAGAATCTTTCAGCTAGCTTAAACGATCTCCGCTCTAGACGGCAGTAAAATCTTCTGTCATTAGCTATTGACATCCCATCACAAAGACCATAAATTAATAAGTAATAACTTACTTATTTATGGCTCGTATACCCAGAATCACCAATCAACAAATCTTAGAAGCGGCTCGTCAAGTTTTCCTGCAACAAGGATTTGGTGCTTCAACCTTAGAGATTGCTCAACAGGCAGGTATTTCTGAAGCTTCAATTTTCAAGCGATTTTCAACCAAGGAAGAATTATTTTTTGCAGCAATGGGAATTCCAGAAAAACCCCTGTGGGTGAGCGAGTTGGAATCTCTTAGTTGCAAAGGCAATCTCAAAGAAAACCTCATTAATATTTGCCTCCAGATTATGGAATTTTATAGCGAGGTGCTGCCTCAGATCGTGATGCTGCGATCGCGTGGTAATGCGTTTCCAGAACTTGGAGGGAAAGAACCAGGGCCCATACGAGATTTCAAAGCACTGAAGGCTTTCCTAGAGGATGAAATAAACCAAAATCGGCTTCGCCCTTGCGATCCCCATACAGTGGCTCATATTTTACTAGGGTCGCTAATGAACTACGTTTTCTTAGAGCAAATTTCGTCTCAAGTCAGGATAGCAACTGCTAATTTACCAATAGAAACTTACTTAAATTCTCAAGATCGAGCTACAGAAGTATCAGCATTTATCCAGAGTCTTGTAGATATTATTTGGCCAGGAATTTCACCAATTCAGGATTAAATTAGAGTGATCCAAAACCCGTCACGTCGCTTTGCTCCGAATTCAAAATTCAAAATTCAAAATTAATGATCCCTATAAATAAATTTAGTTGCTCTGTATCCTTTTCGTTTTCGGTCATTGCGAGCGTTCGCGAAGAGTCTCGTAGAGAAGTGAAGCAATCACAGCCCTTGGGATTGCTTCGCTCGCAATGACAATTGGGCATTTTTTTACTTTGAGTACTCTTAAACAAATTTGGCATTAATTCTTCTTCTCGATCTCCCTCATTTTCCACTGTCTACTCCCCATTAAAAAAACTTATGACCTTGGTCATATATCAGTCTGGAATTACTAATGACTTTTGTCATACATTGGTTTCAAATTTTTGAACGATAATTATTATGTATGAATTTATACGATGAGGTAAATATTAAACACATTGACACCAAAACAAAAGTAACTGTCTAAAGATTGCTTAATCCAACCCTAAGCCAAATAGAACTTTAATCTAAATAAGGATTTAATTCCATGTTGAAACCAAACCGAATATCGATAGTCTTAGGTGCTGCTGCCCTGATGATTATTCCCACTCTTTTGACTGCTCCTGCAAGTGCCCAGACAAAAGCCTACGTTGTTGCTCAAAACGATCGAGATTGGGATCGTGACAGCAATCAGAACTCTGGAGATCGGAATAATTGGAACCGCGACGGCAGAAGCAACTCTGGAGATCGGAATAATTGGAACCGCGATAGCAGAAGCAACTCTGGAGATCGGGATAATTGGAACCGCGACGGCAGAAGCAACTCTG
This Nostoc sp. KVJ3 DNA region includes the following protein-coding sequences:
- a CDS encoding tetratricopeptide repeat protein — protein: MPKYVRLISLLMICSLWSMPKAANAQALIPHTLQLDATKLEKQGLSLAQEAAQLAQFQQIDLALPRARLASQLAPKNDKVWLLLGGLQLQTKEYDGAIASLKKAQSINPKNGDILFALGSANFQQKNYQAAVVNYQDGLKLKPNDPEGLFDLGNAYYLLGRLPDAIAQYDKAVSQDKKFWPALNNIGLINYEQGNTPEAIKRWQSAVSLDKQAAEPLLALAVALYTKGDRQQGLSLGEAALRIDQRYASLNFLKENLWGDRLLSDTKKFLELPRIQAALQQRENSSSAPEKQPTQ
- a CDS encoding TetR/AcrR family transcriptional regulator, which produces MARIPRITNQQILEAARQVFLQQGFGASTLEIAQQAGISEASIFKRFSTKEELFFAAMGIPEKPLWVSELESLSCKGNLKENLINICLQIMEFYSEVLPQIVMLRSRGNAFPELGGKEPGPIRDFKALKAFLEDEINQNRLRPCDPHTVAHILLGSLMNYVFLEQISSQVRIATANLPIETYLNSQDRATEVSAFIQSLVDIIWPGISPIQD